ATCACCCCGGCAGCGATATCGCGCCGCTGCTGCATTCGCGCGATTCGATATAGGAGTGCAAATGTTCAATAAAGTCGTGAAGTCTTTCCAATGGGGACAAAACACGGTTCGCATGGAGACCGGTGAGATTGCCCGTCAGGCATCCGGCGCTGTGCTCGTCGATATGGACGATACCGTCGTGCTCGCCACGGTCGTGGGCGCCAAGAAGGCCAAGGCAGGTCAGGACTTCTTCCCGCTGACCGTCGACTATCTGGAAAAGACTTACGCCGCCGGCAAGATCCCGGGTGGCTTCTTCAAGCGTGAAGGCCGTCCGTCGGAAAACGAAACGCTGACGTCGCGCCTGATCGACCGTCCGATTCGTCCGCTGTTCCCGGAAGGCTTCTACAACGAAGTTCAGGTCGTGGTGCAGGTCGTTTCGCTGAACCCGGAAGTGCCGGCCGATATCCCGGCCCTGATCGGTGCGTCGGCTGCGCTGGCCATCTCGGGTCTGCCGTTCAACGGCCCGGTCGGCGCTGCACGCGTTGCCTACGTTGACAGCCAGTACGTGTTGAACCCGTCGCGCGAGCAGATCGCCAAGTCGAAGCTCGACCTGGTCGTCGCTGGTACGGAACAAGCTGTGCTGATGGTGGAATCGGAAGCGCAGGAACTGCCGGAAGACGTGATGCTGGGCGCTGTGGTGTTCGGCCACGAGCAAATGCAAACGGCGATCAACGCCATTCACGACCTCGTGCGCGACGGCGGCAAGGCCGAGTGGGAATGGGCCCCGGCTGCCAAGAACGAGGCACTGATCGCACAAGTGCGCGAACTGGCCGAAGGCCCGTTGCGCGCCGCTTACCAGACGCGTGAAAAGCAAGCACGCACGCAACAACTGCGTGCCGTGAGCAGCGATGTCATCGCCAAGCTGGGCGAAGCCGCAACGGCCAAGGGCGAAGCTGCTCCGGACGACATCGAAGTCGGCAACATCCTGTTCGATCTGGAAGCCAAGATCGTGCGTAGCCAGATTCTGGCAGGCGAGCCGCGTATCGACGGCCGCGACACGCGCACCGTGCGTCCGATCTCGATCCGCACCGGCGTGCTGCCGCGTGCTCACGGTTCGGCGCTCTTCACGCGCGGCGAAACGCAAGCGCTGGTGGTGGCTACGCTGGGCACCAAGAGCGACGAGCAGATCATCGACGCGCTGCAAGGCGAGTACCGTGATCGCTTCATGCTGCACTACAACTTCCCGCCGTTCTCGACGGGTGAAACGGGTCGCGTGGGCTCGCCCAAGCGTCGCGAAATCGGTCACGGACGTCTGGCCAAGCGCGCGCTGGTGGCTTGCCTGCCGGGGGCAGACGATTTCGGTTACACCGTGCGTGTGGTGTCGGAAATCACTGAGTCGAACGGTTCGTCGTCGATGGCATCGGTGTGCGGCGGTAGCCTCGCCATGATGGACGCCGGTGTGCCGCTGACCTCGCCGGTCGCAGGTATCGCCATGGGCCTGATCCTCGATGGCAACAAGTTTGCCGTGCTGACCGACATTCTCGGCGACGAGGATCACCTGGGCGACATGGACTTCAAGGTGGCCGGTACGTCGAATGGCGTGACCGCACTGCAGATGGACATCAAGATCCAGGGCATCACGAAGGAAATCATGCAGGTCGCATTGGCGCAAGCCAAGGAAGGCCGTCTGCATATCCTCGCCAAGATGACGGAAGCCCAGTCGGGCGTGCGCACCGAGCTGTCGGAATTCGCGCCGCGCATGGTCACCATCAAGATCAACCCGGAAAAGATCCGTGACGTGATCGGTAAGGGCGGTTCGGTGATCCGTGCACTGACGGAAGAAACCGGCACGAGCATCGACATCTCGGACGACGGCGTCGTGACGATCGCCAGCCCGAGCGCCGAAGGTATCGCCGAAGCGAAGCGTCGCATCGAACTGATCACCGTGGAAGTCGAAGTCGGTCAGGTGTACGACGGTACCGTGCTGAAGCTGCTCGAGTTCGGTGCCATTGTCTCGGTGCTGCCGGGCAAGGACGGTCTGCTGCACATCTCCGAAATCGCCAACGAGCGCATCAAGGACATCAACGAGTACCTGAAGGAAGGTCAGCCGGTGCGCGTGAAGGTGATCCAGCAGGACGACAAGGGCCGTCTGCGTCTGTCGCACAAGGCGCTCACCGACGAAGAAAAGCAGGGTGGCCCGGCGCTGGTCAAGCGCGAAGGCGACGCCCAGTAATTCCGGTGTCGGCATGATGCCTGACGGCGCGCTTCGGGCGTGCCGTCAGGAGAAGGAAAAACGGCGACTCTGCTGAGTCGCCGTTTTTTCATCCATCGCACGGATCGGCAAAATAATGCGGAAAAAATGCGAGAAGGGTATTTACAGGAAATGGGTTTGTCATTAGAATCTCATTTCTCTGTTCGGGGGGTATAGCTCAGCTGGGAGAGCGCTTGCATGGCATGCAAGAGGTCAGCGGTTCGATCCCGCTTACCTCCACCACGGATTCAGAAGCTTGATTTTCAGGCTGCGTCGGAAGAGCAAGATTCTTGCAAAAACGATGCAAAAAACTTGAAAATAAAGCTTCACAAGCGAAGAAATGTTGTTTAGAATAGCGTTCTTCGCGAAATGCAGTAAAGCGAAACAGACAAAGTTTTGACGATTTTGTCCCCTTCGTCTAGAGGCCTAGGACATCACCCTTTCACGGTGAGTACAGGGGTTCGAATCCCCTAGGGGACGCCAGAATTGATGCCGGTAGCGAGTCGGTGTCAGTTTGAAAATGCCAGCAGTTTGTGGCGTAAAGCCCGCTGAAAGTTTGGCGGGTTTTTTTGTCGGTTTTGGAGCGGTAGTTCAGTTGGTTAGAATACCGGCCTGTCACGCCGGGGGTCGCGGGTTCGAGCCCCGTCCGCTCCGCCAAAACCCACGAAGTTCGGTGATTTGCGCATGAAAGTGCGGCAATGCCGGACAACGAGCAGGAAAGCAAAGTGAGTCACATCACGATGCTGCAGCAAGTTTGGAGCGGTAGTTCAGTTGGTTAGAATACCGGCCTGTCACGCCGGGGGTCGCGGGTTCGAGCCCCGTCCGCTCCGCCAAACGAAGAAAGCCCAGGCTGATGCCTGGGCTTTTTTTATCTTCTGACGCCTGTCTCATTCGTGTTTCGAGGCCTTGCAATGAGACCTTTCGGCGGTGCCGGGAGCGCGAATTTCCCTCAATGATCCTGTCTTAATAAGTCGTGCGGATTTTTCGCGTGTTATTGGAAAAATCTGTGAATCTGGTGCATAAGGGGGCGATGACAGGGTGAGGCGGATTTTTATGCCACCTCACCGTGAGTCCCTTCGATCAGCGCACGAGGCAAGGTCGCTTCGGATCGAATTTCCACTCGGGCACGAGGTATTGCATGGCCGCGCTGTCGTCGCGTGCGCCAAGGCCGTGTTCGAGATAGAGCGCATGGGCTGCTTCGACGGCATCCATGTCCAGCGTGACCCCGAGCCCCGGCACCGTCGGCACCTGAACATTGCCGCCGACAATTTGCAGCGGATGTTTCGTGAGGTACTGGCCATCCTGCCAGATCCAGTGCGTGTCGATGGCCGTGATCTTGCCCGGTGCAGCCGCTGCGACATGCGTGAACATCGCCAGCGAGACGTCAAAGTGATTGTTCGAGTGCGATCCCCACGTCAGGCCCCATTCATGACACATCTGCGCGACGCGCACAGAGCCCTGCATCGTCCAGAAGTGCGGATCGGCCAACGGTATGTCGACGGACTGCAATTGAATCGCATGACCCATCTGACGCCAGTCGGTGGCAATCATGTTGGTGGCTGTCGGCAAGCCTGTGGCGCGCCGGAATTCCGCCATGACTTCACGGCCTGAGTAGCCGTTCTCCGCCCCACAGGGATCTTCGGCATAGGCCAGCACGTCGTGCTTGTCGCGGCATAGTCGGACCGCTTCGGCGAGCGACCATGCACCGTTCGGATCGAGCGTCACACGTGCCTGCGGAAAGCGTTTGGCGAGTGCCGTGACCGCTTCGATTTCGGCGTCGCCGTCGAGCACTCCCCCTTTCAATTTGAAGTCCTGAAAGCCGTAGCGAGCGTGGGCAGCCTCGGCCAGACGCACGACAGCGTCGGGCGTCATGGCGACCTCGGTGCGAACACGTTCCCAGTCGTCGCGTGCTGCCTTGTTATCCGCGTAGGGCAGGTCGGTGACGTGTCGGTCGCCGATGAAGAACAAGTACCCGAGCATGGCGACTTCGCTGCGCTGCTGACCTTCGCCCAGCAAAGCCGCGACGGGTACCTCGAGATGCTGGCCGAGCAGATCGAGCAGTGCTGCCTCGAGCGCTGTCACCGCATGAATGGTCGTGCGCAGGTCGAAGGTCTGCAAACCGCGTCCCCCGGAATCGCGATCGGCGAAGACGCGACGTGTCCGACCGAGGATCGCCTGAAGGTTCGCGATCGACTGGCCGACCACATAGGGGCGTGCGTCGTCGAGCGTCTGGCGGATCGCTTCGCCGCCGGGCACCTCGCCAACGCCGGTGTGTCCGGCGCTGTCCTGAAGGATGATCAGGTTGCGCGTGAAGAAGGGGCCGTGCGCGCCGCTCAGGTTCAGTAGCATGCTGTCGCGGCCGGCGACGGGGACAACGCGCAGATCGGTGACGATGGGGGTTCGGCTCATGGCGGGTAGACGTTGATCAGACCAAAAGGAGTGAGATGTCATGACACACATTTGTTGTATGTCGTCAGACAACATTCTATGGAAAGTTCGCGTCTATGCCTTTGCGGGTTTACCCGTTTTTACTGAAGGAGCCAGAATTTAACGGTCTGAGCGACAGAGGGCGGTGCCACGCATCGCTCGTGGCGCCTGCGATTTTGTTGTCGTACAACTTGTGTTCGATGGGGGAGGGGCGCGTAAGCCACTGCCGCCCCTGACTGTCTGACGAAGCCGCTATCTTGCGATCGATACATCAACGTCGTTGCACTTCACCCGCACGACCCAGTGCAGATAAAGCAGCAACCCGACGGCGGCGATAGCGATGCTTGCCGTGTTGGCGAACCAGAAGCCTGCTGCGCCGTGCAGCCATGTGGGTGACAGACCGCCGACGTCGAATCCCAGCACATAACCGCCGCCGAGGCCGACGCCCCACAACGACACGGCATAGATGATGGTCGGCACGACTGCCACCTTCCATGCGCGCAGGACGAACACGGCGTTCACTTGCAGGGCATCGAACAGGTGGTAGAACGCGACGATGGCCAGTAGCGGTGTGGCGACCACCGCCACCTGTGCGTCGGACGTGTAGGCCGCCAGAATCAGCGGGCGGCAGAACCACATGAGCGCGGCGAGTATCAGGCCGAGCGTGCCGGCAAACTCGACGCCTCGCCGTCCGACCAGACGCGCCAGCGCAAAGTCGCGCGAGCCGATGGCCTGCGCGGTGAGCGTCGCCGTCGCAATCGCAATCGACATGGGCAGCATGTACATGAGCGCGCCGAGGTTCGCGGCAATCTGATGGCCGGCAAGCGTCACGTCGCCCAGACGGGCAATGAAAATCGCCATGAACGAGTACGCCGTCACTTCGATCAGGTAGCTCAGGCCCATCGGCACACCCAGCTTGAGCAGAGCACGAATGGCTTGCCAGTGCGGCCAGCAGAAGCGGGCGAAAATGCCGAACTCGCGCAGCTTCGCATGACGTGCCATCAGCGTGAGCCCCAGTGCGCACGACACCCAGTTGATCGCCGTCGTGGCGATGGCGCAGCCCGTGCTGCCGAGCGCGGGAATCCCCAGTCGCTCGATGCCATAAATCAGCGCGAGATTCAGTGGCACTTTCAGCGCCAGTCCCGTGACCTGAATCATCATGACGATGCGAGGCTGTGCCACGGCCGTCGAGAGCGACGAGTACACGCGAAAGAGCAGGGCGGCGGGCAAGCCGAACGCGAGAATCTGGAGATAGGCGCTTGCGCGGGCTTCGAGTTCCGGGGAGGCTTCGGAGAGTTGCAGAATGAACTGCGGATGCGACAGCAGCAGGGCGCCCGGCACAGCGAGGAACAAGGCAAGCCAGATCGCCTGGCGGACTTCCTCGCCAATGGCTTCGCGCTCGCCGGCACCGAACAGCTGAGCGGCAATCGGGGAGAGCGCCACGAGGATGCCCATCAGGCCGACATACACGGTGATGTAGATCGAACCGCCAAGGGCGAGCGATGCGAGATCGAATGCAGACGCGCGTCCGACCATCGCCGTGTCCATCACCCCGAAGGCGATGACGGCCAACTGGCCGATCAGGACCGGCCAGGCCAGCCCGGCAATGCGTTTGATGTCATGCCACATGGCGTCAGGCGATCAGCGCGGGCGCGCGGCGCGGCGCCACGGACGCTCTTGCAAGACGTAGAGGCGGAAGCGCTCGTCACGGTCGGCGGCACGGCGGCCTTCCCAGAGCTGACGCCATTCATACGGCGCGAGCGACAGCGGTTCGCTGTAATCTTGCGAGTCCTGGCGCAGCAGCACGTCGCAATCGTCGTTGGCCGAGCCGAAGCGCATCTTGCCGAAATACGCGAACGAGGCCAACTGTGCGTCGCCCACGCGCGCGGTGCGAATGCAGGTGTAATCCGCGGGCAGATGGGCGGCGATTTGCGCGGCCACGTCGCGATACGTTCTGCCGTAGTTCACGACCGGCAGCCACAGGGTCATGAGCAGCACCCACATGAGGGTGGTGCCGCCGGAAGACAGCACCACACTGCGCCACAGTACCTTCGGGCTGCGCGACACACGCCATGCCACCAGCGCGACCCAGGCGCCCGTGACGAGCAGGGCGCTGAACAGCGTGATCCAGCTGAATTCGGGTTGGAAGCCCGGCACCAGACGCCGCAGGTTGCGCGCCGTGGACGCCGGGAAGCCGGTAATGCCTGCCAGCCAGACGATCCAGACGAAGCCCGCCAGGACGGTAAACGACAGCACTGCGAACCAGTCGATGGCGTTGATCGTGCCGCGCTTGAGCGTGGGCAGGCCGAACGCGGCGATGACCGATAGCGGCGGCAGGGCCAGCATGAACAACTGGTTGCCCTGTTGCGCTTGCAGCACGATCAAGACAAGCATCGCGATGGTGAACGCCAGCGCAATCGCGATGTGCGGGGCACGTCGCATGCCGCGCCACGAGTACAGAGACCACGCTGCGAGCGGCCATGCCGGCCAGGCGAACAGCGCGAGGTTCTTGGCGATATAGCTGAGCGAGTTGAGTGTCGGGCCGCTGAACGCGTCTACGCCGATATCCGCCCATTCGCCGAGCCATTGGCGCGCGCCGTCGGCAAATTTGAGCGCGGCGAGTGGCCAGGTGCAGGCAATAAGCAATGCGATCGGCGTGGAGACCAGAAGCAGCATGCGCAGCGGCAGGGCGCGGCACACCACGGCCGTGGCAATGCCTGCGATCCAGAGCGAGAGCGTCATCAGTGGCGACGACGCGAGCGCCATCCCACCCAGCGCGAGGCCGAACCACACCGCACCCTGACGCGGCTTGTCGAGACTGCGAACGAGGCCGTAAATGGCCATCGAGATGAGCGTGAGCTGTCCGACCGTCGAGGTGGTTTCGTGCCCGCGCTCCGTTAGCCCGAAGCAGGCGAGCAGGATCAGCAGCGCGCCGTCGGCGAGCGTGCGTCCGTAGTCGCGCGGCTCCGGTTCGCCGCCGAATGCGTACTTGAATGGTTGCACTTCCGGGCGACGGCCGAGCAGGTAGGTGCCGTACCAGATGAACGTGCAGGTGATGTAGAAGCACAGGC
This window of the Pandoraea fibrosis genome carries:
- a CDS encoding ArnT family glycosyltransferase yields the protein MKRVRITASATSALPRSLLIAICVIYVLAGLFGRDPWKNEDAAGFGIMWTMAHGQLSDWLLPNIAGKPIYDSGPLVSWLGALAIRTFSWLDAPDAARIVTGLCFYITCTFIWYGTYLLGRRPEVQPFKYAFGGEPEPRDYGRTLADGALLILLACFGLTERGHETTSTVGQLTLISMAIYGLVRSLDKPRQGAVWFGLALGGMALASSPLMTLSLWIAGIATAVVCRALPLRMLLLVSTPIALLIACTWPLAALKFADGARQWLGEWADIGVDAFSGPTLNSLSYIAKNLALFAWPAWPLAAWSLYSWRGMRRAPHIAIALAFTIAMLVLIVLQAQQGNQLFMLALPPLSVIAAFGLPTLKRGTINAIDWFAVLSFTVLAGFVWIVWLAGITGFPASTARNLRRLVPGFQPEFSWITLFSALLVTGAWVALVAWRVSRSPKVLWRSVVLSSGGTTLMWVLLMTLWLPVVNYGRTYRDVAAQIAAHLPADYTCIRTARVGDAQLASFAYFGKMRFGSANDDCDVLLRQDSQDYSEPLSLAPYEWRQLWEGRRAADRDERFRLYVLQERPWRRAARPR
- the gudD gene encoding glucarate dehydratase; the protein is MSRTPIVTDLRVVPVAGRDSMLLNLSGAHGPFFTRNLIILQDSAGHTGVGEVPGGEAIRQTLDDARPYVVGQSIANLQAILGRTRRVFADRDSGGRGLQTFDLRTTIHAVTALEAALLDLLGQHLEVPVAALLGEGQQRSEVAMLGYLFFIGDRHVTDLPYADNKAARDDWERVRTEVAMTPDAVVRLAEAAHARYGFQDFKLKGGVLDGDAEIEAVTALAKRFPQARVTLDPNGAWSLAEAVRLCRDKHDVLAYAEDPCGAENGYSGREVMAEFRRATGLPTATNMIATDWRQMGHAIQLQSVDIPLADPHFWTMQGSVRVAQMCHEWGLTWGSHSNNHFDVSLAMFTHVAAAAPGKITAIDTHWIWQDGQYLTKHPLQIVGGNVQVPTVPGLGVTLDMDAVEAAHALYLEHGLGARDDSAAMQYLVPEWKFDPKRPCLVR
- a CDS encoding MATE family efflux transporter; this translates as MWHDIKRIAGLAWPVLIGQLAVIAFGVMDTAMVGRASAFDLASLALGGSIYITVYVGLMGILVALSPIAAQLFGAGEREAIGEEVRQAIWLALFLAVPGALLLSHPQFILQLSEASPELEARASAYLQILAFGLPAALLFRVYSSLSTAVAQPRIVMMIQVTGLALKVPLNLALIYGIERLGIPALGSTGCAIATTAINWVSCALGLTLMARHAKLREFGIFARFCWPHWQAIRALLKLGVPMGLSYLIEVTAYSFMAIFIARLGDVTLAGHQIAANLGALMYMLPMSIAIATATLTAQAIGSRDFALARLVGRRGVEFAGTLGLILAALMWFCRPLILAAYTSDAQVAVVATPLLAIVAFYHLFDALQVNAVFVLRAWKVAVVPTIIYAVSLWGVGLGGGYVLGFDVGGLSPTWLHGAAGFWFANTASIAIAAVGLLLYLHWVVRVKCNDVDVSIAR
- the pnp gene encoding polyribonucleotide nucleotidyltransferase, which translates into the protein MQMFNKVVKSFQWGQNTVRMETGEIARQASGAVLVDMDDTVVLATVVGAKKAKAGQDFFPLTVDYLEKTYAAGKIPGGFFKREGRPSENETLTSRLIDRPIRPLFPEGFYNEVQVVVQVVSLNPEVPADIPALIGASAALAISGLPFNGPVGAARVAYVDSQYVLNPSREQIAKSKLDLVVAGTEQAVLMVESEAQELPEDVMLGAVVFGHEQMQTAINAIHDLVRDGGKAEWEWAPAAKNEALIAQVRELAEGPLRAAYQTREKQARTQQLRAVSSDVIAKLGEAATAKGEAAPDDIEVGNILFDLEAKIVRSQILAGEPRIDGRDTRTVRPISIRTGVLPRAHGSALFTRGETQALVVATLGTKSDEQIIDALQGEYRDRFMLHYNFPPFSTGETGRVGSPKRREIGHGRLAKRALVACLPGADDFGYTVRVVSEITESNGSSSMASVCGGSLAMMDAGVPLTSPVAGIAMGLILDGNKFAVLTDILGDEDHLGDMDFKVAGTSNGVTALQMDIKIQGITKEIMQVALAQAKEGRLHILAKMTEAQSGVRTELSEFAPRMVTIKINPEKIRDVIGKGGSVIRALTEETGTSIDISDDGVVTIASPSAEGIAEAKRRIELITVEVEVGQVYDGTVLKLLEFGAIVSVLPGKDGLLHISEIANERIKDINEYLKEGQPVRVKVIQQDDKGRLRLSHKALTDEEKQGGPALVKREGDAQ